In one Bacteroidales bacterium genomic region, the following are encoded:
- a CDS encoding glutamine--tRNA ligase/YqeY domain fusion protein: MSEEKKSLNFIEQIIEEDLKSGKHTEIVTRFPPEPNGYLHIGHAKSIILNFGLGNKYKGKTNLRFDDTNPTKEDIEYVDSILEDVKWLGFNWDGEVHYASDYFDQLHDWAIKLIKDGFAYVDDQTGEEISANRGTPTRPGNRSPFRNRSVEDNLDLFKKMKAGGFKDGEKVLRAKIDMSSPNMHMRDPVMYRIKHAHHHRTGDKWCIYPMYDFTHGQSDYIESITHSICTLEFENHRPLYDWFLDHIYEESRIRPRQIEFARLNLSYTVMSKRKLAELVEANYVSGWDDPRMPTISGLRRRGYTPESLKVFTEKVGIAKRENIIDVGLLEFSIREHLNKAAQRVMVVLDPLKVTITNYPEGQNELLPAVNNPEDETMGKREVPFSRTIYIEKEDFKEEANRKFFRLKLGSEVRLRYAYFITCNEVIKDKDGNITELLCTYDPLSKGGKSPDGRKVKGTLHWVSAEHASDIEVRQYDRLFNDEAPDSHKDKNFKEFINPDSLTIIENCKAEPFLLKAKAGDKYQFERKAYFTLDKDSNKEKLIFNRTVTLRDSWKKQSK, translated from the coding sequence ATGTCAGAAGAAAAGAAATCCCTAAACTTCATCGAACAAATAATCGAAGAAGACTTAAAATCAGGCAAACATACAGAAATTGTTACTCGTTTTCCGCCTGAACCTAACGGATATTTGCATATAGGACACGCAAAATCAATAATCTTGAATTTTGGGCTGGGAAATAAATATAAAGGAAAAACTAATCTCCGATTTGATGATACCAACCCGACAAAGGAAGATATTGAATATGTTGACTCAATTCTCGAAGATGTTAAATGGTTAGGCTTTAATTGGGACGGAGAAGTACATTATGCCTCCGATTATTTTGACCAACTTCACGATTGGGCAATAAAGTTAATTAAAGACGGATTTGCATACGTTGATGATCAAACCGGTGAAGAAATTTCCGCAAACAGAGGAACTCCTACCCGACCCGGCAATAGAAGCCCTTTTAGAAATCGCTCTGTTGAAGATAATTTAGATTTATTCAAAAAAATGAAAGCCGGTGGTTTTAAAGACGGTGAAAAAGTTTTGAGAGCAAAAATTGACATGAGTTCACCGAATATGCATATGCGCGATCCGGTTATGTACCGTATTAAACATGCACATCATCATCGTACCGGTGATAAGTGGTGCATTTACCCTATGTATGATTTTACACACGGACAATCCGATTATATCGAAAGTATCACACATTCAATATGTACTTTAGAATTTGAAAATCATCGCCCTTTGTATGATTGGTTTCTTGACCATATTTATGAAGAAAGCAGAATAAGACCAAGGCAAATTGAATTTGCTCGACTTAATTTAAGTTACACAGTAATGAGCAAAAGAAAATTAGCAGAACTTGTTGAAGCTAATTATGTTTCAGGATGGGATGACCCGCGAATGCCTACCATTTCAGGTTTAAGGAGAAGAGGCTACACTCCGGAGTCTCTAAAGGTTTTTACAGAAAAAGTCGGAATTGCGAAAAGAGAGAACATTATTGATGTCGGATTATTAGAATTCAGTATAAGAGAACATCTTAATAAGGCAGCACAAAGGGTTATGGTTGTTCTTGACCCTCTTAAAGTTACAATTACAAATTATCCTGAAGGTCAAAATGAACTTTTACCTGCAGTGAATAATCCTGAAGATGAAACAATGGGTAAAAGAGAAGTACCTTTTTCAAGAACAATTTATATTGAAAAAGAAGACTTTAAAGAAGAAGCAAACAGAAAATTCTTCAGACTCAAACTCGGTAGTGAAGTCCGATTAAGATATGCTTATTTTATAACTTGTAATGAAGTTATTAAAGATAAAGACGGCAATATAACAGAATTATTATGCACTTATGATCCTTTATCAAAAGGAGGAAAATCACCCGACGGCAGAAAAGTAAAAGGAACACTTCACTGGGTTTCTGCCGAACATGCATCAGATATTGAAGTAAGACAATACGACAGGCTGTTTAACGATGAAGCTCCTGATTCTCATAAAGATAAAAATTTTAAAGAATTCATAAATCCTGATTCTTTAACAATTATTGAAAACTGTAAAGCAGAACCATTCCTTTTAAAAGCAAAAGCAGGTGATAAATACCAATTTGAAAGAAAAGCTTATTTCACTCTCGATAAAGATTCAAATAAAGAAAAACTAATTTTTAACAGAACAGTAACATTAAGGGATTCTTGGAAAAAACAAAGTAAATAA